The nucleotide window CTGATCGACGAATGGTGTGGTTGTTCCTTTGTAACTCTTATTATAAGATTGACATGCTATGTGGTGTTGGACGATGAATGTCCGGCAATTCTTTTGATCGCATCTATGGAGTATCGATGACCTCCTACACTACCTCCAGGATCTTCGTTGTTGGCGGCACTGGCGCTCAAGGCTTGCCGGTAATCAACGCGCTGGTCGGCGACGGAAAGTACTCTGTCCGAGCGCTCAGCCGCGATCCTCATTCGCGTCGCGCAAAAGCGCTCACTGGACTTGGCGACGTGTCCATTTTCGAGGGAACGTTCGCGGACGACGGCGTCCTGCGGGAAGGATTCCGTGGTTGCGATGGGGCATACATCAATCTCGACGGCTTCAATACCGGTGAAAAGACCGAGGTTTACTGGGCTATCCGTAGCTACGAGATCGCTATAGAAGAAGGCATCCGTTTTTTCGTTTACGGCAATCTTGACTACGCGCTCAAGAAGTCGGGTTACGATTCGCGATTCCGCGCCGGCCACTATGACGGTAAGGGTCGCATAGGTGAATGGATCCTGGCTCAAAACGAGGCGAACAAGGACAGAATGGGCGCGGCTTTGCTTACCACGGGGCCATACATGGAGATGGTGATCTCGGCAATGACACCGATGACGCCCTCTGTAGAAGATGGCGTGGTGGTCTGGAAAGTCCCGCTCGGCAATGGGTCCGTGCCGCACGTCGCCCTCGATGATTGTGGATACTACGCGCGGTGGCTCTTCGATAACGCTGAGCGCGCGAATGGGATGAATCTCGAAGTCGCTGTCGAGCATATCAAATATCGAGACCTTGCTGCGGCGTTCGAGAAGGTGACGGGACATCCGGCGCGGTACATCGATACTGACCTGGACACATACTGGAGCGGTGCGCTCGGAATGGCAGCTGCATTGCCTGCCGGGTACAACGCCGATATCAGCGACAAAAGCACCATGAGTTTCAGGGACAATTTCACCGGCTTCTGGAACATCTGGAAACACGGTGTTGTTCAGCGAGACTATGCATTGCTGGACGAAATCCATCCGAATCGGATCAGAAGCGTTGAACAGTGGCTAAGGCGCGAAGATCAGCTGGGAAAAGCGCACGGGAAAGGAAGCCTTTGGGAGCGGGTCCAACCCGAGAACCTGTATAAGTCAACGCCGCTGCTAAAGCTGACCGAGGACCGGAGGATGGGGAAGCTTTAGACGCTGGCGCGGTGGATGGTGCCGGAGTGCGCTCCCGTCCGGATTCTTTTCCCGAGCACAATAGACAACCTTAAATTTCTCTTCATGATTCCGCTTGCGTAGAGCAATCCTCGCTTCGCTATGCTTGTTCACACGCACTCCTGCTCAACCTGCTTGTGCGGGAGCCCTTCGAAAAGACTGTTGTGGGTTCGGATAGGAGACTTCACAATGAACGCATGTCTTAAAGCGTGGATCGGCGTGTGTATGACCGCGAGCGCCTTATTGCCAGTGTGCGCGCACGCGCAGACTTCATCCGCAAGCGAGACTCTTACGACGAGCCAGACTGCACAAGCGACTCCGCCGGCCCCGAATCAGTCAGGCAATTGGCAACCGTATGCATCGAGCGGGGAGACACGGGCACAGGTTTACCAGGATCTGGTGCATGCGGAGCAGGACGGCCAGATCAAGTATCTCGACCGGACGATTTACGCACACCACTAGAGCGCTTCAGGCGCGCATCAGCGACGGCGGCGTTGTCAAATGAGTGGGATCGTGCGCGGTCACGGCCTCGTAGTGACCGAGCTGATCCCATACCACGAGCCGATGGGTATAGTCCCGGTTCGCCGTGCTCGACCCGCGGACTGTTCCCAGTCGTACAACATCGGCATCGCCGAGACCTGCCTGTACCACTCCGACCTTGACATTCACGTCATAGCGCTCGTTGATGAGATCTAGAAGCGTCGATGCGCTGCTGTTGCTACCTGTATCGAAAAACAGCATCTTGCCGCGCTCATTCGGGCGGTTCGGCTGGCTGCGGCGCACTTCGTCGACCGCGTCGTCGTATCTTGCGCGAATCTCGCCGACTTCGTCGTCCAGTGCCTTACCCTGCAAATGAGGCCTCAACTGCTGAACGAGCGAATAGATTGCGCAATTGTTGCCGGAACCGGAATTAGGAATGCTCTCCAATCCGTTGCGTTCGAGATGGCGGCGGAACGCCTGGTTGTTATCCGACTGCCCGCTTAGTTCTGAATCGCGGCGGCTGCGCTCTACTTCCGGCGGCTCGCACTCGACCGATTTTTCCAGCAGTGGCCGCTGATCGGTGGCCTCGAGCTGGAAGTGCGCGCGAGTGCCTGCCGGCCTTGATGGTTCGTCCTGCACGGCGGTCGCGTCGTCGTCGCACGCGAGCGTGCGAAAGGCGTGATCCTGCCGGCTACGGCGAATCGCTTCGGCAAGCGCGGACTTGTTGGCCGCGTTAAGTTCGTCATGCGAACCGGTGCTGATCGCGTCCTGTTGTTCCCGCGTGACAAAACGGCTGTAGTCGGGCGCTCGCCGGCCGCCGTTCAACTGCTGCAGCCCGCATAGCGGACTGTGCTGGGCGATCGCCGGAGTGGCCGACGTATATACCGGTGCATACGCCAGCATATGCGGTTTGTCCGGCATTTGATCGAAGCTCGGCAAAACATCGTCGACATGTTCGCCGAGGCTGGATTTATCAAGGTCGTGCAGCATGGGTGAACGCTCGAAGCGCGCGGCGGAAGCGCGATGACCCGCGTCTGAAGTGTAGGGCGGGCGTGGCGCGTGGCGTGAATCGATGCGCGAAGCGCGCGTCAATCACGCGAATCATGTTCTTTTCGACCCGAGGAGACCGGGACGCTGACCTCCACCTCGGCGTTATGCCGCGGCGACAGGGTCGAGTGCCGGACGCGGCGCCTTTCTCGCGACGACCCGGTGTGAAATGACCGGCGCTGGCTCATGCGGCGCACGCGTAATCGCGAAAAGCAGCGCGTCGCCTGCGGGCAGATGCCGGTTGGGCCGCGGCTCCCAGTTCGCAAGCCGGCCCTCGAGCGTAAAACCGAGGCGCGTCATCGTACTGGCTGCGGCGCCTTCGGGTGCGCAATACGCATGGATGCGACAAAGCTGCGGCTGTGCAAGCAGCCAGCCGATCAGCCTCAGCAGCGCGGCAAGACCGGCGCGGCGCCGGCGGTGGCCTTCGCGCCGGCTCGTAATCACGCCGATCTCCGCGCGCGGCGGCGCCGGTTGCAGTTCGACCGCGGCGACGAGGCGTCCGCTTTGCAGATCCTCCATCGCCCATGTAAAACAGGTTCTGCTGTTCCAGCCCAGCTGGCAACTGCGGATGAAAAGTCGCGTGTCGTCGACATGACGGTGGGTCGGAAACGGCAGCCACTCGGTGACGGCCGGATCGCCAAGCAACGTTTCGAAGAGCGCATCCGCATCGGCGTCGGTGAAAGGCCGCAGCCTGATGTCGTCGGTTTCGATGGTGGCCGGTGGACAAAAGGTGTTCATCGACGTGCCTCTTTCATCGCGAGAGCGTCTCGGACGGCGCTTCCTTGAACATCTTCCGATACCCGTTGAGTAGCGTCGAGCGATGCTGCACGCCCCAGCGGTTGGCGATCTGCAACACGCTGGCCGAATGAGAGTCGCTGACCATCAGTTCCTCGCGGATATGCTCCATCCGCTTGTTGCGGATCAGCTCGCTCGGCGACACGCCGAGGTGTGCCTTGAATGCGGCCTGCAAGGCTCGATCGGTGACGCCGATATGCGTCGCGACGTCGCGCACGGACAGGTCCGCGCGTTCGAGATTGTCGACAAGGTAGCGATACGCACGACGATATTTGCCGGGCAGCCGCGCGCTGATGTCGTCGGGCGCGGGCTGTGTCTGTTCGGCCGGCGTGGCAGGCAGCGCGACGCTGTCGGCGCGCACATGCCTGATCGACATCAGCGCGTAGCGGCCGTACCACTGCGCGTGGTCGCCAAGACGCCCTTGCTGCTGTCGAACCTTCGCCTGGCAATACAGGTACTCGAGATACCAGCGCGCGTGCTGTACGCCTTGCATAGGGGAGTCGCGAAACATATGCAGCATCGTTTCGGCGACATGCGGCGCTTTGCCCGCGAGCGCGCCGAGAGCGACTTCGAGACGCAGACTGCGGTGATAGTCGTCGAGTCCCGCGCTCTGGCTCCAGCGCAAATGCGCGTCGATCTGGCCGAGCGCTGCGTGGCTGCCCCGTGCGAGGGCCTGCAAGTGATGCAGGTAGTCGATTCGCCGCGTGAGCACCGCGATGGCGGGGGTGCTGTCGTCCGCCAGTGTAGGCATTCCATCGCCGACGTGCGCCGGCATGAATTCGGCGATGACCGATTGCCAGTAGATGTGATCGGCAAGCGGTTCGGTCGAGCGCAGCCGGTACTGCACGAGCAGATCGTGGCGCAGCGTGTCGACGAGCCTGCGCCAGCGGAAGTCCGGCGCGAGCGCGGCGAGCGCGGACATTGCTTCGAGACGCTTGCGCACGCCGTCGAGGCGGCCTAGATGGAACAGCACGAGCG belongs to Paraburkholderia sp. SOS3 and includes:
- a CDS encoding NmrA family NAD(P)-binding protein, which produces MTSYTTSRIFVVGGTGAQGLPVINALVGDGKYSVRALSRDPHSRRAKALTGLGDVSIFEGTFADDGVLREGFRGCDGAYINLDGFNTGEKTEVYWAIRSYEIAIEEGIRFFVYGNLDYALKKSGYDSRFRAGHYDGKGRIGEWILAQNEANKDRMGAALLTTGPYMEMVISAMTPMTPSVEDGVVVWKVPLGNGSVPHVALDDCGYYARWLFDNAERANGMNLEVAVEHIKYRDLAAAFEKVTGHPARYIDTDLDTYWSGALGMAAALPAGYNADISDKSTMSFRDNFTGFWNIWKHGVVQRDYALLDEIHPNRIRSVEQWLRREDQLGKAHGKGSLWERVQPENLYKSTPLLKLTEDRRMGKL
- a CDS encoding GNAT family N-acetyltransferase — encoded protein: MNTFCPPATIETDDIRLRPFTDADADALFETLLGDPAVTEWLPFPTHRHVDDTRLFIRSCQLGWNSRTCFTWAMEDLQSGRLVAAVELQPAPPRAEIGVITSRREGHRRRRAGLAALLRLIGWLLAQPQLCRIHAYCAPEGAAASTMTRLGFTLEGRLANWEPRPNRHLPAGDALLFAITRAPHEPAPVISHRVVARKAPRPALDPVAAA
- a CDS encoding helix-turn-helix transcriptional regulator codes for the protein MSSTLYFAVTSALSSAHAAASFSTKMLAGQFHDAAAVAAARVDHERPDDAPSQAELQAYADVQLVLGRYEDAEETYRLAQKAMRGERSAIRAALCRNAGWQALFQNHLGTALMCFKRIADDDEASNEQRLESLVGAALVLFHLGRLDGVRKRLEAMSALAALAPDFRWRRLVDTLRHDLLVQYRLRSTEPLADHIYWQSVIAEFMPAHVGDGMPTLADDSTPAIAVLTRRIDYLHHLQALARGSHAALGQIDAHLRWSQSAGLDDYHRSLRLEVALGALAGKAPHVAETMLHMFRDSPMQGVQHARWYLEYLYCQAKVRQQQGRLGDHAQWYGRYALMSIRHVRADSVALPATPAEQTQPAPDDISARLPGKYRRAYRYLVDNLERADLSVRDVATHIGVTDRALQAAFKAHLGVSPSELIRNKRMEHIREELMVSDSHSASVLQIANRWGVQHRSTLLNGYRKMFKEAPSETLSR